The following are encoded together in the Glycine max cultivar Williams 82 chromosome 8, Glycine_max_v4.0, whole genome shotgun sequence genome:
- the LOC100815635 gene encoding DEAD-box ATP-dependent RNA helicase 53, mitochondrial yields MTSSVILRRSSSVISRRFFAALASVEPLPRRFPADRYGVSGDGSRTIHTNPGPLNFRASAVPRAAQFAVERDYSNYEEVSGANSDEGLEIANLGIAPQIVDALAKKGIAKLFPIQRAVLEPAMQGRDMIGRARTGTGKTLAFGIPILDSIIQFNAKHGQGRHPLALVLAPTRELARQVEKEFNEAAPNLAMICLYGGMPIQQQMRQLNYGVDIAVGTPGRIIDLLNRGALNLKNVKFVVLDEADQMLQVGFQEAVEKILEGLSPNRQTLMFSATMPSWIKNITRNYLNNPLTIDLVGDSDQKLADGISLYSIVSDSYTKAGILAPLITEHANGGKCIVFTQTKRDADRLSYVMAKSLRCEALHGDISQTQREKTLAGFRNNNFNVLVATDVASRGLDIPNVDLVIHYDLPNSSEIFVHRSGRTGRAGKKGSAILVYTQGQSRAVQTIQRDVGCKFTELPKIDAPAGSAEMFTGMGGGRSGSMRDRQSGGTGFGRNPGLGRSGSYGNSGFGRSSYGNSSEMNRYDGGFGSGQAGTRFGGKSRPSGFGGFGSSNQSGSFRNFGSGQSGAYGDRMSSQSSTFGNLHGGGFGAFGNNPNVDSYNRGKAF; encoded by the exons ATGACCAGCAGTGTGATTCTCAGAAGATCCTCTTCCGTAATCTCGCGCCGCTTCTTCGCCGCTCTCGCCTCCGTCGAGCCGCTTCCTCGCAGGTTCCCCGCCGACAGGTACGGTGTCTCCGGCGACGGATCCCGAACCATTCACACGAATCCCGGACCGTTGAATTTCCGCGCGTCGGCGGTTCCTCGCGCGGCGCAGTTCGCTGTCGAGCGCGATTACTCTAACTACGAGGAGGTTAGCGGCGCGAACAGTGACGAAGGACTAGAGATCGCGAATCTCGGGATCGCTCCGCAGATTGTAGATGCTCTGGCCAAGAAAGGGATTGCGAAGCTCTTCCCCATTCAG agAGCTGTGCTGGAACCTGCAATGCAAGGACGTGATATGATTGGTCGAGCTAGAACAGGAACAGGGAAAACTCTTGCTTTTGGGATACCCATCTTGGACAGTATCATTCAGTTTAATGCTAAGCATGG GCAAGGAAGACATCCTTTGGCTTTGGTTTTGGCTCCGACTAGAGAACTTGCGCGGCAGGTTGAGAAGGAATTCAATGAGGCTGCACCTAACTTGGCCATGATCTGTCTTTATGGGGGTATGCCCATCCAGCAACAAATGAGGCAGCTTAATTATGGCGTAGATATTGCAGTAGGCACTCCTGGTCGAATTATTGATCTCCTCAACAGGGGGGCACTGAATTTAAAGAATGTCAAGTTTGTTGTTCTTGATGAAGCTGATCAGATGCTTCAAGTAGGATTTCAAGAAGCTGTGGAGAAGATCCTGGAAGGGTTGTCTCCAAATCGTCAGACCCTTATGTTCTCAGCAACAATGCCATCTTGGATAAAGAATATTACCCGCAATTACCTGAACAACCCCCTAACCATTGATCTT GTTGGAGATTCTGATCAGAAGTTGGCAGATGGAATTTCGTTGTACTCTATTGTGTCTGATTCGTACACTAAAGCAGGAATTCTTGCACCTCTGATAACA GAACATGCGAATGGAGGAAAGTGTATTGTTTTCACTCAAACGAAACGTGATGCTGATCGATTATCATATGTCATGGCAAAAAGCCTTAGATGCGAGGCTTTGCATGGAGATATTTCACAAACTCAGAGGGAAAAAACTCTTGCTGGCTTCAGAAACaacaattttaatgttttagtgGCAACTGATGTTGCTTCACGTGGGCTTGATATTCCCAATGTTGATCTT GTAATACATTACGATCTTCCCAATTCATCTGAGATATTTGTTCATCGATCTGGACGAACTGGCCGTGCTGGGAAGAAAGGAAGTGCGATTCTTGTTTACACACAAGGCCAATCCAGGGCTGTGCAGACTATTCAGCGTGATGTTGGATGCAAATTTACAGAG CTACCAAAGATTGATGCTCCTGCTGGATCAGCAGAGATGTTTACTGGCATGGGTGGTGGTCGATCTGGCTCTATGAGGGATCGTCAATCTGGAGGTACAGGTTTTGGTCGCAATCCTGGACTTGGTCGTTCTGGGAGTTACGGAAACTCTGGATTTGGCCGATCTAGCTATGGAAATTCCAGTGAGATGAATAGATATGATGGTGGCTTTGGTTCTGGTCAAGCAGGAACTCGATTTGGTGGAAAGTCTCGCCCCAGTGGTTTTGGAGGATTTGGTAGTTCAAACCAATCTGGCAGTTTTAGAAATTTTGGGTCGGGTCAATCTGGTGCATATGGTGACAGAATGTCAAGCCAAAGCAGCACCTTTGGTAATTTACATGGTGGTGGTTTCGGTGCTTTTGGGAATAATCCAAATGTTGACAGTTACAACAGAGGAAAGGCTTTTTAA
- the LOC100799111 gene encoding uncharacterized protein, which produces MATRVSPPVALLLSSLLFLLTLSRARDLPNPFSQPKPHSEPKTVSFTIDTIDPVPLTLLRFRPINRHFQPGRPLPLSLRTGHRRCRHRREIPYGNDAILVGDAAAASRIHPRWVRLHSAAETRFPATVERQDSDHDHDHEHHHQHHGERHHHHHRHKESWFAKKIRKFMKLF; this is translated from the coding sequence ATGGCCACAAGAGTCTCCCCTCCCGTTGCCCTTCTCCTCTCCtccctcctcttcctcctcaccCTCTCACGCGCCCGCGATCTCCCCAACCCTTTCTCCCAACCCAAACCTCACTCCGAACCTAAAACCGTTTCGTTCACGATCGACACCATCGATCCCGTTCCGCTGACGCTCCTCCGCTTCCGTCCGATCAACCGCCACTTCCAGCCCGGCCGTCCGTTGCCGCTGTCGCTCCGCACCGGCCACCGCCGTTGCCGCCACCGCCGCGAGATCCCCTACGGCAACGACGCAATCCTGGTCGGCGACGCCGCTGCCGCCAGTCGGATCCATCCGCGCTGGGTTAGGCTTCACTCCGCCGCCGAGACGCGGTTTCCGGCGACGGTGGAGAGGCAGGATTCCGATCACGATCATGATCACGAGCACCACCACCAACACCACGGCgagcgccaccaccaccaccaccgccacaAGGAGAGCTGGTTCGCGAAGAAGATTCGGAAGTTCATGAAGCTGTTCTGA
- the LOC100816170 gene encoding probable polygalacturonase produces the protein MLLPPFLTLTFLLLFFNASVAAIYSTTTCSNIVSLRYRSDRISVTDFGGVGDGRTLNTKAFRAAVYRIQHLRRRGGTVLYVPPGVYLTESFNLTSHMTLYLAAGAVIKATQELGNWPLIAPLPSYGRGRELPGGRYMSFIHGDGLSDVVITGENGTIDGQGDVWWNMWRQRTLQFTRPNLVEFVNSQDIIISNVIFKNSPFWNIHPVYCSNVVVRYVTILAPRDSPNTDGIDPDSSSNVCIEDSYISTGDDLVAVKSGWDEYGIAYGRPSYGITIRRLTGSSPFAGIAIGSETSGGVENVLAEHINLFNMGVGIHIKTNSGRGGLIKNITVAHVYVENARQGIKIAGDVGGHPDEKFNPNALPVVKGITIKNVWGVRVNQAGLIHGLRNSPFTDVCLSNINFHGMRGPRSPSWKCSDVFGFAHQVSPWPCSQLSSQEPGSCAI, from the exons ATGCTTCTCCCACCCTTCCTCACTCTCACTTTCCTCCTCCTTTTCTTCAATGCTTCCGTCGCTGCGATTTACTCAACGACAACATGTTCCAACATAGTGTCGCTGAGATATCGCAGCGACAGAATTTCCGTAACGGACTTTGGAGGTGTCGGCGACGGCCGCACGCTGAACACGAAAGCGTTCAGGGCGGCCGTATACCGCATTCAGCACCTTAGAAGGCGCGGTGGCACGGTGCTTTACGTGCCTCCCGGGGTGTACTTAACGGAGAGCTTCAACCTCACTAGCCATATGACCCTTTATCTTGCTGCTGGTGCCGTTATCAAAGCCACGCAG GAGTTGGGGAATTGGCCTTTAATTGCACCCTTACCATCTTATGGAAGAGGAAGGGAGCTCCCTGGAGGAAGGTATATGAGTTTTATCCATGGAGATGGACTTAGTGATGTGGTAATCACAG GTGAGAATGGGACAATTGATGGGCAAGGAGACGTGTGGTGGAACATGTGGAGGCAGAGAACACTTCAATTTACAAGACCAAACCTTGTTGAATTTGTGAATTCACaagatattattatttcaaatgtGATTTTCAAGAATTCTCCCTTCTGGAATATACACCCAGTTTATTGCAG CAATGTTGTGGTTCGATATGTCACAATTTTGGCCCCTCGTGACTCTCCTAATACTGATGGAATTGATCCAG ATTCAAGTTCAAATGTCTGCATAGAAGACTCATACATATCTACCGGAGATGATCTTGTGGCAGTGAAGAGTGGGTGGGATGAGTATGGTATTGCCTATGGTCGCCCTAGCTACGGTATCACCATCCGACGCTTAACAGGGTCATCTCCATTCGCTGGCATTGCAATTGGCAGTGAAACCTCTGGAGGGGTGGAGAATGTGCTAGCTGAACACATCAACCTCTTCAACATGGGAGTTGGTATCCACATCAAGACCAACAGTGGCAGGGGAGGGCTCATCAAGAACATCACAGTGGCTCATGTGTATGTGGAGAATGCAAGGCAGGGAATAAAAATAGCAGGTGACGTAGGGGGGCATCCAGATGAAAAATTTAACCCTAATGCTCTCCCAGTTGTGAAGGGTATCACAATTAAGAATGTTTGGGGAGTGAGGGTTAACCAGGCAGGTTTGATACATGGATTGAGAAATTCCCCTTTCACTGATGTTTGTCTGTCAAATATCAACTTTCATGGCATGAGAGGACCAAGATCTCCCTCCTGGAAGTGTTCTGATGTGTTTGGATTTGCTCATCAGGTTAGCCCTTGGCCATGTTCTCAGCTGAGCAGCCAAGAGCCTGGATCATGTGCCATTTAG